A region of the Triticum aestivum cultivar Chinese Spring unplaced genomic scaffold, IWGSC CS RefSeq v2.1 scaffold135002, whole genome shotgun sequence genome:
CGCTTCTCTTATCTCTCATCTCCTCTCCTCTCCAACTAGGACAAATCTGAGGTGACATCTCTTATAGCCGGCCTAcgtcactctattgtacttgctcttaaaaGTTTGGCATCACCTCTAGGTTTTCTCATCTCGATGACTATGCCCATGACCCTAGGGGGCATGCCTCTGAAATTGTGTCACTTAAGAACCCGCATCAGGTGAGGAGAGATAAGATTTTTATGAGTGTCTCGACGTGACTTCTCGCTACTTATCGACTATGCGACACTGGACCGTCTAATTCCTCGGCGTTGACTATCCTATCCCCATCCCCATGTGTCCGAACAACTCCGACGCTACCATCTTTGCAATGACAAAGGGTGCTATATGTTCTTATCACCTTTTTGCTATGGATTATTCTTGGTCCCTTGAGTTAAATTATGCTGAAAATTACTCATATATCCACCCATCCATGTATTACAAACATATCGAATACAATAATGAAATGAGTATTTTCGCTGAAACTAGTTGCTCCTAAACTCCATGCCCCCAATGATGAGGCCTTTCTTCTGGACGCTGTCGTTCTCCTCACGGATATCCACGATCACCCCCCTCTCCGTGAGCATCTCGTCGTCGTTTTCGAACTCGGCCAACCTGAGCTCCAGCCAGCCGTCGCCCCTCGCGTCGGGGTAGGTAATATCATTGGCTGACCCACGCCCTTCGGGGTGGAGGCTGACCCCGCGGGTGCTGCCGGGGACAATCCTCTCGCCGTGGAGCCTGAGCGACGATGTCTGCACGGAGCCCCTCAGGCCATAGGTGGTTCTCGCCAGCTTGTACACAAGGTAAACTGCATAGCTTGTGCCGGCGGAGAGGTCTCTCGGCGGGATCTCTCCGATGACGGCGAGAAAGTACACACTCAGGAGCTCCGCACATTCGGCAAACCTTTACATGATACAAATACCAAGAATTAATTGGTCATGTGTCTATCAAGCAATCCCTGAAATTTCGTGGTTCGATTGTTTGGTGAGCAAACCTGGAAGACGAATCTGGAGGAGAAATCCATTTCCAGTACTGGGGCTGATTGTTGGCAATCCGTAGTGATCTCGATGTCAGCACCCTGCACTTGGCGCTTGTTGTCATCTTCAACCGATGGCTCTATGTTCACCAACCAAAACACAATTCATGAT
Encoded here:
- the LOC123177492 gene encoding F-box protein At2g02240, translated to MTTSAKCRVLTSRSLRIANNQPQYWKWISPPDSSSRFAECAELLSVYFLAVIGEIPPRDLSAGTSYAVYLVYKLARTTYGLRGSVQTSSLRLHGERIVPGSTRGVSLHPEGRGSANDITYPDARGDGWLELRLAEFENDDEMLTERGVIVDIREENDSVQKKGLIIGGMEFRSN